In one window of Leptospira sp. GIMC2001 DNA:
- a CDS encoding tetratricopeptide repeat protein — MSSKFKKKDLSRIKQQEEAILDRDLEEFQGSAVELFFIKLGRRIQRNRLQVFSGVLVFFILIASVIGYFEYITYKETKATEKLEVILESWDLNPTISVDTKLETMNAFAENDASGNVKIRVAKVLSDLYVGKEDYKKAAELLEKAGREISELREAKAYFFYLAGNYRELADDKDLALKNYQTASGLLENLREITSFRAWSLYHTGRLLAENGDKTGAGAALRKVLLIEASEQSGAADLEEIKKLSSYLLLKISQSS; from the coding sequence ATGAGTAGCAAATTTAAGAAGAAAGACCTTTCAAGGATTAAACAACAAGAAGAGGCAATTCTCGACCGAGACCTGGAAGAATTTCAGGGATCGGCTGTTGAGCTGTTTTTTATTAAACTTGGAAGAAGAATCCAACGAAATAGATTGCAAGTATTCTCAGGAGTACTTGTTTTCTTTATACTTATAGCTTCTGTAATTGGATATTTTGAATATATCACTTATAAAGAAACCAAAGCTACAGAAAAGTTAGAAGTTATCCTAGAGTCTTGGGATCTCAACCCCACTATATCCGTTGATACAAAACTTGAGACCATGAATGCATTTGCTGAGAATGATGCTTCTGGGAATGTTAAGATCCGCGTTGCGAAAGTTTTGTCGGACTTATATGTAGGCAAAGAAGATTACAAAAAAGCAGCGGAACTTCTAGAAAAAGCCGGTCGTGAGATCAGTGAACTTCGCGAAGCAAAAGCCTATTTTTTCTATCTCGCGGGCAACTATCGTGAATTAGCTGATGATAAGGATTTGGCATTAAAAAATTACCAAACCGCATCTGGATTATTAGAAAATTTGCGTGAAATCACTTCTTTTCGAGCTTGGAGTTTGTATCACACTGGTCGCCTTCTTGCAGAAAATGGCGATAAAACTGGTGCCGGTGCTGCTCTTAGAAAAGTTTTACTTATAGAAGCATCCGAGCAATCAGGTGCTGCAGATCTGGAAGAAATTAAGAAACTTTCCAGCTATCTTTTACTGAAAATATCACAGAGCAGCTGA
- a CDS encoding acyl carrier protein yields the protein MADFEKIKSIIVEQLGVDESEVTPEAHFIDDLGADSLDTVELVMALEEEFGIEISDEDAEKIQTVGDVTKFIDKLKG from the coding sequence ATGGCAGATTTCGAAAAAATAAAATCTATCATAGTAGAGCAGTTAGGAGTTGATGAGTCTGAGGTAACACCAGAGGCTCACTTTATCGATGACCTAGGAGCTGACTCTCTAGATACAGTTGAGCTAGTAATGGCTCTAGAAGAAGAGTTTGGTATTGAGATTTCTGATGAAGATGCAGAAAAAATCCAAACTGTTGGTGACGTCACAAAGTTTATTGATAAACTAAAGGGCTAA
- a CDS encoding toxin-antitoxin system YwqK family antitoxin, giving the protein MKRKLVLLSIFSITISFFLSCRSEGIPAGVPENANYDRKTNVFSIKRDGYMFQYYKTGELYSKCKVNENGALDGLCENFLKDNQIRISWGNFQNGQRHGTWTWTFPDGSNYVVQNFTYGKKREFWIPVEIWGNEDGEYMRFYPTGKIEEKGFYDSGYKSGSWQKFYNDGKLEYRGSYLKGKKVGGWEYFYPQGSQEAMEEYDSTGKLILRYTYYPNGNLWCKIRPEKLQECFEP; this is encoded by the coding sequence GTGAAAAGAAAATTAGTTCTTCTATCCATTTTTTCTATAACAATTTCATTTTTTCTATCCTGTCGTTCGGAGGGAATCCCAGCAGGCGTTCCTGAAAATGCCAATTATGATCGAAAGACAAATGTCTTTTCAATTAAAAGAGATGGATATATGTTTCAATACTATAAGACCGGTGAGCTTTATAGTAAATGCAAAGTGAATGAAAATGGAGCACTTGATGGACTATGTGAGAATTTTCTTAAAGACAACCAAATAAGGATTAGTTGGGGAAATTTTCAGAACGGACAGAGGCATGGAACTTGGACATGGACTTTCCCTGATGGAAGCAACTATGTAGTGCAAAATTTTACTTATGGTAAAAAAAGAGAATTCTGGATTCCTGTTGAGATTTGGGGCAATGAAGATGGGGAATATATGCGATTCTACCCAACTGGAAAAATTGAAGAAAAGGGATTTTATGACTCAGGTTATAAATCCGGAAGTTGGCAGAAATTCTACAATGATGGAAAATTAGAATATCGAGGAAGCTATCTAAAAGGCAAAAAAGTAGGTGGCTGGGAATATTTTTACCCACAAGGATCTCAAGAAGCTATGGAAGAATACGATTCTACTGGTAAATTGATCTTACGATATACTTATTATCCAAATGGAAATCTATGGTGCAAGATAAGACCGGAGAAACTACAAGAGTGTTTCGAGCCTTAA
- the rpmF gene encoding 50S ribosomal protein L32 has protein sequence MAVPKRRKSKSKVRSKRSHQAIGKPNLSSCKNCGSFVLSHRVCPYCGFYKDRVVLQPKVKADKPEE, from the coding sequence ATGGCTGTCCCGAAGCGACGAAAGTCCAAATCGAAGGTAAGAAGTAAAAGATCCCATCAAGCAATTGGGAAACCAAATTTATCATCCTGCAAAAATTGCGGATCATTTGTGCTGTCCCACAGAGTTTGCCCCTACTGCGGTTTCTACAAAGATAGGGTAGTCCTACAACCAAAAGTTAAAGCAGACAAACCGGAAGAATAA
- a CDS encoding mechanosensitive ion channel family protein: MKVFDFYLELNPVEILHSKERTFSENLILLVYLFLISLVIYRIILFAVDTIKPAENSQAQYNRRKIGRTIFATVFTISFLPLIFSSLNFLPTVMGLAAAGIVISLKEVWLNIVGWFVILGSNGFKVGDRIEIDHVMGDVVNIGLTKFSLVEINPEHGFEQSTNRLVHFPNHHVIIQRYYVVSEKMNFVWDEFRFSLSVDSDWAKAEEICNGILKTELILAPEVIEDKIKELSKNYLLRLGKRTPIVYTVLDKGLIVFSLRYLTPIRSKRMNRIIISKALLTAFKNEPAIKFEEPK; the protein is encoded by the coding sequence TTGAAAGTATTTGATTTTTATTTAGAACTGAATCCAGTTGAGATATTACATAGTAAAGAAAGAACATTCTCTGAGAATTTAATTCTATTAGTTTATTTATTTTTAATTTCCTTAGTTATTTATAGAATTATACTTTTTGCAGTTGATACAATTAAGCCTGCAGAGAATTCACAAGCCCAATACAATCGCAGAAAAATTGGAAGAACTATTTTTGCTACTGTCTTTACAATTTCATTCTTACCACTTATCTTCTCTAGCTTGAATTTTCTACCAACTGTGATGGGTCTTGCGGCAGCTGGTATCGTTATTTCTCTCAAAGAAGTCTGGCTGAATATTGTTGGCTGGTTTGTAATTCTTGGAAGCAATGGATTCAAAGTTGGAGATCGCATTGAGATAGATCATGTGATGGGTGACGTAGTCAATATAGGTCTAACAAAATTTTCCCTTGTAGAGATCAATCCCGAGCATGGCTTCGAGCAATCTACCAATCGATTGGTGCATTTTCCAAATCATCATGTAATTATTCAAAGATACTATGTTGTATCAGAGAAAATGAATTTTGTATGGGATGAATTTCGATTCAGTCTTAGCGTAGATTCTGATTGGGCGAAAGCTGAAGAAATCTGCAATGGAATACTCAAAACTGAATTGATATTAGCACCGGAAGTAATCGAAGATAAAATCAAAGAATTATCAAAAAATTATTTACTACGTCTTGGAAAAAGAACTCCAATTGTTTATACCGTACTAGATAAAGGGCTAATCGTCTTTAGTTTAAGATATCTTACTCCAATAAGATCTAAAAGAATGAATCGTATTATTATATCGAAAGCTCTTTTGACTGCATTTAAAAATGAACCCGCTATAAAATTTGAGGAACCCAAGTGA
- the fabG gene encoding 3-oxoacyl-[acyl-carrier-protein] reductase, with protein sequence MIDLKGKSAIVTGGARGIGKATLMKLGSLGAKLVVADMNPEATNACAEELKKLGYPALAYVGDISKDEQALGLIEACNKEYGSVDILVNNAGITRDTLLMRMKKEQWDSVIAVNLTGTYLCTQAAIKYMMKQRSGSVINLSSIAGENGNIGQTNYSASKAGVIGFTKACALELASRNIRVNAIAPGFIATEMTDAIPEKIKKSISNSIPLKRPGQPEDIANAVAFLASDASSFITGHILSVNGGGFLPGGGE encoded by the coding sequence ATGATAGATTTGAAAGGTAAATCAGCAATTGTAACAGGCGGCGCCAGAGGAATTGGTAAAGCAACACTAATGAAATTAGGATCGTTGGGTGCAAAACTTGTTGTAGCTGATATGAATCCAGAAGCAACCAATGCATGCGCTGAAGAATTGAAAAAATTGGGTTATCCAGCACTAGCTTATGTTGGTGATATTTCCAAAGATGAACAAGCTTTAGGATTGATCGAAGCTTGTAACAAAGAATATGGATCGGTTGATATCTTGGTAAATAACGCAGGAATAACACGAGATACTTTGCTTATGAGAATGAAGAAAGAGCAATGGGATTCTGTAATTGCAGTAAACCTTACTGGCACCTATCTATGTACTCAAGCAGCAATCAAATATATGATGAAACAAAGAAGTGGATCTGTAATCAATCTATCTTCTATTGCAGGAGAGAACGGAAACATTGGACAGACTAATTATTCTGCATCCAAAGCAGGAGTGATCGGTTTTACAAAAGCTTGTGCATTAGAACTTGCTTCAAGAAATATTAGAGTGAATGCAATTGCTCCAGGATTTATCGCAACAGAAATGACTGATGCAATCCCTGAAAAAATTAAAAAAAGTATTTCAAATAGTATTCCACTCAAAAGACCAGGACAACCTGAAGATATAGCGAACGCTGTTGCTTTCCTTGCAAGTGATGCATCTTCTTTTATCACAGGTCATATACTTTCTGTAAACGGTGGCGGATTTCTTCCAGGTGGCGGAGAGTAA
- the rnc gene encoding ribonuclease III: MRKRNSSEGDPREFLTPDRIDQLTKLQKKIRTRFLNIAVLDEAFTHRSFANESGFRVSDNERLEFLGDSILGFITAELLYKQYANISEGKLAKFKSKLVSGPVLSRICEDLNLSDFLRFGKGEVETGKSNLRVMENLVEALLGAMYLDLGLESCKKFIIPHLSHYLHQLEDLDSVKDYKSILQEICQKKFKKVPKYELVSAEGPDHDKDFIVRVELPDGFIVKGNGKNKRSAEHSAAKNLLATWKQK; this comes from the coding sequence TTGCGCAAAAGAAATTCATCCGAAGGCGATCCCAGGGAATTTCTCACACCTGACAGGATCGATCAACTCACCAAGCTTCAAAAAAAAATCAGAACCCGATTTCTAAACATCGCTGTGCTTGACGAAGCATTTACTCACCGAAGCTTCGCTAATGAATCAGGTTTCCGTGTCTCTGATAATGAGAGACTGGAATTTCTTGGTGATTCTATCCTTGGTTTTATCACAGCAGAGCTTCTGTACAAACAATACGCTAATATTTCTGAAGGCAAACTCGCGAAGTTCAAGAGCAAACTTGTATCTGGACCTGTTCTTTCTCGAATCTGCGAGGATCTTAATCTTTCTGATTTCCTTAGATTTGGTAAAGGGGAAGTCGAAACAGGAAAGTCCAATCTTCGGGTTATGGAGAATTTGGTTGAAGCTTTGTTAGGTGCTATGTATTTAGATCTTGGACTGGAATCTTGCAAAAAGTTTATTATACCGCATCTTTCTCACTATCTTCATCAATTGGAAGATTTGGACTCTGTAAAAGATTATAAATCCATTCTTCAGGAGATCTGTCAGAAAAAATTTAAAAAAGTCCCAAAATATGAACTTGTATCTGCTGAGGGACCTGATCATGATAAAGATTTTATAGTTCGTGTTGAATTGCCTGATGGTTTTATCGTAAAGGGAAATGGTAAAAATAAACGGAGTGCTGAGCATTCTGCAGCAAAGAATTTGCTCGCAACTTGGAAACAAAAATGA
- the hisG gene encoding ATP phosphoribosyltransferase: MLTIALPKGRLADESIELLVSKGLLFSKPPEESRELTYLDTKSNIRLLFVRSQDVPTYVEECAADAGIVGWDIIQEGGYDLMVVHDLGIGACRLSLAGKPDFHPLSKLSKVKVATKYTELTRKFFFAKGISCEVVKLYGSIELAPLVGLADCIVDLVSTGQTLKANGMKEIEVILESTARLVCNRSSFYNKREQVMDFVSRIQK; encoded by the coding sequence ATGCTCACGATAGCCCTCCCCAAAGGCAGACTTGCGGATGAATCAATAGAACTATTGGTTTCTAAGGGTCTGCTTTTTTCTAAACCTCCCGAAGAATCAAGAGAACTTACTTATCTCGATACCAAAAGTAATATCCGTTTATTGTTTGTTAGGTCACAAGATGTTCCGACCTATGTTGAAGAGTGTGCAGCTGATGCTGGCATTGTTGGTTGGGACATAATCCAAGAAGGTGGCTACGATCTCATGGTAGTTCATGATTTGGGAATTGGAGCATGTCGTCTTAGTCTTGCTGGTAAACCTGATTTTCATCCTCTAAGCAAATTGTCCAAAGTTAAAGTAGCCACTAAATATACTGAGCTCACTCGAAAATTTTTCTTCGCTAAAGGGATTAGTTGTGAAGTGGTCAAATTGTACGGATCTATTGAACTCGCACCATTGGTTGGACTAGCTGATTGCATTGTCGATCTGGTATCTACTGGACAGACACTAAAAGCAAACGGAATGAAAGAAATTGAAGTAATTTTGGAATCAACTGCGAGATTGGTTTGCAATCGATCCTCTTTTTACAATAAAAGAGAGCAAGTTATGGACTTCGTAAGTCGTATCCAAAAATAA
- the plsX gene encoding phosphate acyltransferase PlsX, translated as MWVAVDAMSGDYGPECIVEGAVNASNEWGYKVVLVGREEDLVEILLKYEYDSNKIRVVHASEIIDMNDSPSVAVRAMEDSSIVQAVKLVAQKECVGIFSPGNTGATMAAALLHMGRINKVMRPPIAAPIPRENGSSMVLLDAGANVDCKPEYLVQFALMGEIYARDILGIEEPLVGLLSNGEEDKKGSYVSLKAFEKLKKVKNIKFIGNVEGRDLYGSGRKVDVVVCDGFIGNIVLKATEGLSKSIFNVLKNSIKESSLAQTGALLLKPTFTAVKKRLDYAEHGGALLLGVEGICMIGHGSSNAVAVKNAVRVISECAEHKMNQKIADRMAEVRL; from the coding sequence ATGTGGGTCGCTGTTGACGCGATGAGCGGAGATTACGGCCCGGAATGCATCGTAGAAGGTGCCGTAAATGCCTCCAATGAATGGGGTTACAAAGTGGTTCTTGTCGGAAGAGAAGAGGACCTTGTAGAAATTTTGCTCAAATACGAATACGATTCGAATAAAATTCGAGTCGTGCACGCGTCCGAAATCATAGACATGAATGACTCTCCATCTGTTGCTGTTAGAGCAATGGAAGATTCTTCAATTGTTCAAGCAGTTAAATTAGTTGCACAGAAAGAATGTGTAGGCATTTTCTCACCTGGTAATACAGGTGCGACGATGGCTGCAGCTTTGCTTCATATGGGTCGTATAAATAAAGTTATGCGCCCGCCAATTGCTGCTCCCATACCAAGAGAGAATGGAAGTTCGATGGTATTGTTGGATGCTGGAGCAAATGTTGATTGTAAACCCGAATATTTAGTACAATTTGCACTTATGGGCGAGATCTATGCTCGCGATATTCTGGGAATTGAAGAGCCGTTGGTTGGTTTATTATCCAATGGTGAAGAAGACAAAAAAGGTTCTTATGTTAGTCTCAAAGCTTTTGAGAAATTAAAAAAAGTAAAAAATATTAAATTCATCGGGAACGTTGAAGGTCGAGATTTGTATGGATCTGGGCGAAAAGTTGATGTTGTAGTCTGTGATGGATTTATTGGCAATATAGTTCTCAAAGCGACCGAAGGATTATCAAAGTCCATTTTTAACGTTCTCAAAAATAGTATAAAAGAATCAAGCCTCGCACAAACGGGAGCGCTTCTTCTCAAGCCAACATTCACTGCAGTTAAGAAAAGACTCGATTACGCGGAGCATGGTGGAGCTCTATTGCTTGGTGTTGAAGGAATCTGTATGATAGGTCATGGTTCATCCAATGCTGTCGCTGTTAAGAATGCCGTTCGAGTGATCAGTGAATGTGCTGAACATAAGATGAATCAGAAGATTGCAGATAGAATGGCAGAAGTAAGATTATAA
- a CDS encoding LIC_10230 family protein codes for MRNIIAKLPVVTPWLLLLLFIQILFIDVQFKTDGFERQTIEILSEDPEIETGNNWSIGKGIILKLSSLNLFIKELKSEEIPQDGYPDMSFDQMSRYVFGLKLLIVGLLFLCLLCITAYFSWITQAWFRISLNKTLHWVGLIILFFSMISSLAGIASAGNVAGIFALFYFLFFVYLIFSYRGINLGKKESIQFEVLKHTSELDEEGKKPTQTVELKPWRVAYHFFIIILVGLIVGNLMYIPLFLLQKHYSYEFGILLIFLIGLLSAFYIRNYHKISQDGTIPKWKNILASLSYLQFKFLKNTVIGISATLLAVVIVTLLFSILLLNADVLKDPRFGLTEKTAEF; via the coding sequence GTGAGAAATATTATAGCCAAATTGCCAGTAGTAACTCCCTGGCTCCTTCTCTTATTGTTCATTCAAATTCTATTCATCGATGTTCAATTCAAAACAGATGGTTTTGAAAGGCAAACAATTGAGATATTATCAGAAGATCCAGAAATAGAAACTGGTAACAATTGGAGTATTGGCAAAGGTATCATATTAAAATTGAGTAGCTTGAACTTGTTTATCAAGGAATTGAAATCGGAAGAAATTCCTCAAGATGGCTATCCAGATATGTCTTTTGACCAAATGTCTAGATATGTTTTCGGATTGAAGCTATTGATTGTTGGCTTGCTCTTCTTATGTTTATTGTGTATCACGGCTTATTTTTCTTGGATTACACAAGCATGGTTTCGCATCAGCTTGAACAAAACATTACATTGGGTAGGACTCATAATTCTTTTCTTTTCCATGATATCATCGCTCGCTGGTATTGCATCAGCTGGCAATGTAGCTGGAATATTTGCCCTATTCTATTTTCTATTTTTTGTCTATTTAATATTCAGCTATAGAGGAATCAATTTAGGCAAAAAAGAATCTATTCAGTTTGAAGTCCTTAAGCATACAAGTGAGCTAGATGAAGAAGGCAAAAAGCCAACACAGACGGTTGAACTAAAACCTTGGAGAGTTGCGTATCATTTTTTCATCATCATTTTGGTTGGATTAATTGTTGGAAACCTTATGTATATTCCACTATTCTTATTACAGAAACACTATTCTTATGAATTTGGTATTTTACTAATATTCTTAATTGGATTGCTTTCTGCGTTTTATATTAGAAACTATCATAAAATTTCACAAGATGGAACAATTCCCAAGTGGAAAAACATTTTGGCATCTTTATCCTATCTTCAATTTAAATTTTTGAAAAATACCGTAATCGGAATATCTGCAACATTGCTTGCGGTAGTTATTGTTACTCTCTTGTTTTCTATTCTGCTTCTGAATGCAGATGTGCTAAAAGATCCAAGATTTGGTCTTACAGAGAAGACTGCAGAATTTTAA
- the aroB gene encoding 3-dehydroquinate synthase gives MKIAETKVEYGNSSYPIRLYKNFIGLKQELAAIENVSQFIIITERTIAQTYLKYVESELAGIPQPVYQIYIKGSEKNKHIDRMKKVFHQLIELGADRRTVIIAMGGGVVGDFAGFIAATYQRGIRFVQIPTTLLASVDSSVGGKVAVNLDKGKNMIGSFHQPNLVYMPLFTLSTLPEKEWKCGLAEILKHSLLSGGEMWQDFKSHKYSDINVDSAILTKFIMDSVKYKAWVVSQDEKESGLRQILNLGHTTAHAIESLTNYKKYSHGEAVSIGLVTALMLSSREVGFPNEKIRDIIQVMKNYNLPTSDSSKPSDILKHMDHDKKKEGNSLLFTLLEDIGKSRFKHEIARKEILSVLKDQRKL, from the coding sequence GTGAAAATTGCAGAGACCAAAGTAGAGTATGGAAATAGCTCATATCCAATCCGTTTATATAAAAATTTTATAGGATTAAAACAAGAATTAGCTGCAATCGAAAATGTATCCCAGTTTATTATCATAACTGAGCGTACTATTGCTCAAACATATCTCAAGTATGTCGAATCAGAACTGGCTGGCATTCCTCAACCCGTTTATCAAATTTACATAAAAGGCTCTGAGAAAAATAAACATATTGATCGGATGAAGAAAGTATTTCATCAATTGATCGAGCTTGGTGCTGATCGCAGAACAGTTATTATCGCTATGGGTGGTGGAGTAGTAGGAGATTTTGCCGGGTTTATTGCTGCGACCTATCAGAGAGGAATACGTTTTGTACAGATTCCCACAACACTTCTCGCATCTGTAGATTCTTCTGTTGGTGGTAAGGTTGCGGTTAACTTAGATAAAGGTAAAAATATGATTGGTTCATTCCACCAACCTAACCTTGTATATATGCCATTGTTTACTCTTTCCACTTTGCCGGAGAAAGAATGGAAATGTGGACTTGCTGAAATATTGAAGCACAGTCTATTATCCGGTGGGGAAATGTGGCAAGATTTCAAATCTCACAAATATTCTGATATAAATGTTGATTCGGCAATTCTTACAAAATTCATTATGGATTCCGTCAAGTATAAGGCATGGGTTGTATCACAAGATGAGAAAGAATCTGGACTTAGGCAGATTCTAAATCTTGGACATACAACTGCACATGCAATAGAATCACTGACAAACTATAAGAAATATTCTCATGGAGAAGCGGTTTCCATTGGACTTGTAACTGCTTTGATGTTATCATCAAGAGAGGTCGGATTCCCTAATGAAAAGATCCGAGATATCATTCAAGTTATGAAAAATTATAATCTACCTACCTCGGATTCATCTAAACCATCAGATATATTGAAACATATGGATCACGATAAAAAAAAGGAAGGCAATTCGCTATTATTTACTTTATTGGAAGATATAGGTAAATCAAGATTCAAACATGAAATTGCAAGAAAGGAAATCCTTTCTGTTCTAAAAGACCAAAGGAAGCTCTGA
- a CDS encoding NUDIX domain-containing protein yields MNTYFFKKKGLRVRVAGLIQNSKGEILFIQQSKRGKGPGYWLLPGGGVEFGESAEQALKRELLEELGLESIGMEFIAFNESIDPKGERHLIQLVFLTKVKDSIPVVDSREKAITGFGYFSSRDLVGMDIRPDIKDFLKKKKFIASAYIKSKWVEEQ; encoded by the coding sequence ATGAATACATATTTTTTTAAAAAGAAAGGATTGAGAGTGAGAGTTGCAGGACTCATTCAAAACTCTAAAGGCGAGATTCTATTTATACAACAGAGTAAGCGGGGTAAAGGACCAGGTTATTGGTTGCTTCCTGGTGGAGGAGTTGAGTTCGGTGAATCGGCTGAGCAAGCTCTTAAGAGAGAATTGCTTGAGGAATTAGGATTGGAATCTATTGGAATGGAGTTTATTGCTTTCAATGAATCTATAGATCCAAAAGGTGAACGACATCTTATTCAATTGGTATTTCTTACAAAAGTAAAAGATTCAATCCCAGTTGTTGATTCGCGAGAGAAAGCGATCACTGGATTTGGTTATTTCTCAAGTCGTGATTTAGTTGGTATGGATATTCGCCCAGATATTAAAGATTTTCTCAAGAAGAAGAAATTTATCGCAAGTGCATATATAAAAAGTAAATGGGTGGAAGAACAGTGA
- a CDS encoding 30S ribosomal protein S1: MNSQETPSTDKASFAQIFEAWETNESENQLSKGQIAEGIVVDTRDDTVFLDIGEKQEGRVPLSDFNGDVPQRGSTFSVVFRRRVDGYAILSKKEADIRKGWDSIRDAFTNGYPVTGKVVSEIKGKGFTLDVEDVGLFLPASHLAMKYKDLAELKTKEIDVKIIEINEKNKSGVVSRKKLLEETNNEKWDGLLEKVKVGDKVTSKVVKIANFGVFCEVHEVIGLLRQNDISYKKFAPFKHFFQIGQEFEVVILELDKENNRLSLGLKQMHEDPWEWAKRELEKGMIVSGTVTSLTSFGSFVELMDGLEGLIHTTELSWSRKPPLAKDLLKKGQQVEAEVLDIDFENRRLSLSTKHLQPNPWDSLSSNVRVGNTMTGVITGITKYGAFVEVENGIEGLIHLSDITWDEKEKNPTATLKKGQSVEYKILDVNLDSQRISCGIKQLTEHPYEALKKKYPPGSLVEGKIKSIVSFGVFVEVEPGFEGLVHISEVPPDTTQNLEEHFPIGSSVRTAVLKIDTNAKKISLSIKDHEKAVEREEMAKYIKEDNEVSRESLGSFMNLK; encoded by the coding sequence TTGAATTCCCAAGAAACCCCCTCAACCGACAAAGCATCCTTCGCTCAAATTTTTGAAGCGTGGGAAACAAACGAATCAGAAAATCAACTGTCCAAAGGACAGATTGCAGAAGGCATAGTAGTTGATACAAGAGACGATACCGTCTTTCTTGATATCGGCGAGAAACAGGAAGGACGAGTTCCTCTCTCTGATTTCAATGGCGACGTGCCACAACGTGGATCTACCTTTTCGGTAGTTTTCCGAAGACGTGTGGATGGTTATGCCATTCTATCCAAAAAAGAAGCAGATATCCGCAAGGGTTGGGACTCCATCCGTGATGCATTTACGAATGGTTATCCAGTTACTGGCAAAGTGGTATCTGAGATCAAAGGCAAAGGTTTCACCCTTGATGTTGAAGATGTAGGATTGTTTCTACCTGCTTCCCATCTCGCAATGAAATACAAAGATCTTGCTGAACTCAAAACAAAAGAGATCGACGTTAAGATCATCGAAATCAATGAAAAAAATAAATCAGGCGTTGTATCCCGTAAAAAACTTCTCGAAGAAACTAACAACGAGAAGTGGGACGGATTGCTTGAGAAAGTAAAAGTTGGCGATAAAGTAACTTCGAAAGTTGTAAAGATCGCAAACTTTGGTGTTTTCTGTGAAGTGCATGAGGTCATCGGACTTCTTCGTCAGAATGATATCAGTTACAAAAAATTTGCACCTTTCAAACATTTTTTCCAAATCGGTCAAGAGTTTGAAGTTGTAATCTTAGAATTAGATAAAGAGAACAATCGTTTATCACTTGGTCTTAAGCAGATGCATGAAGATCCATGGGAATGGGCAAAACGTGAACTAGAAAAAGGAATGATTGTTAGCGGAACAGTAACTTCGCTCACAAGCTTCGGTTCATTTGTTGAGCTTATGGACGGCTTAGAAGGTTTGATTCATACAACAGAATTATCGTGGTCTAGAAAACCTCCTCTTGCAAAAGATCTTTTGAAAAAAGGCCAGCAAGTGGAAGCTGAAGTATTGGATATCGACTTTGAGAACAGGAGACTTTCTCTTAGCACCAAACATTTGCAACCTAACCCTTGGGATTCTCTCAGCTCCAATGTTCGTGTAGGCAATACGATGACTGGAGTGATTACAGGAATCACAAAATACGGAGCATTTGTTGAAGTCGAAAATGGTATCGAAGGTTTGATCCATCTATCTGATATTACATGGGATGAGAAAGAAAAGAATCCTACTGCAACTCTTAAGAAAGGGCAATCTGTAGAATACAAAATCCTTGATGTAAACTTGGATTCACAAAGAATTTCTTGTGGAATCAAGCAACTAACAGAGCATCCATACGAAGCTCTCAAGAAGAAATATCCTCCTGGTAGTTTAGTGGAAGGTAAGATCAAATCGATTGTATCCTTTGGTGTATTCGTTGAAGTTGAGCCTGGCTTTGAAGGTCTTGTTCACATTTCTGAAGTTCCGCCAGACACAACTCAGAACCTAGAAGAGCATTTTCCAATTGGAAGTAGCGTAAGAACTGCTGTTCTTAAGATTGATACCAATGCTAAGAAAATTTCACTTTCAATCAAAGACCATGAGAAGGCTGTTGAAAGAGAAGAAATGGCTAAATACATCAAGGAAGACAATGAGGTATCAAGAGAATCTCTTGGCTCATTTATGAACTTGAAGTAA